In Vespa velutina chromosome 1, iVesVel2.1, whole genome shotgun sequence, the following proteins share a genomic window:
- the LOC124954736 gene encoding uncharacterized protein LOC124954736 isoform X8 — MLVPPVAQGGTGDRPVGDAGGRAQQSSGPAGTATLWPLAPAQPNQVPNQQSQGIPPLAATPAPAHNQGVSRYGLYSLFPGGGGGSYVAATPATPGPPTPARAYHATTHKERTVSESVFSAAVGVGVGGYTWGAPTPPPGSPYSPVPVTQLELLAKNLASLAPPGQQALSLQGVGVNVGSLHHAQHTQHTQHTLNLAGLHHLHHEGLHQNTFSPQLSLVTGNAPTLTINSFSPNSTGNVVPTTGVLLQEYQSPTGSTATGCSIAVNGSSCPTSSTSSAMVVQGGNQVVQTAAKKREAFLSSQGQPVKLENKSTRQPCVCRNSNGKTKVVHSDAGCSRTLPVASSWNGQDANNGVNSNTNNNSLVKREPLASVPCQVAEVSTSLHATTTSVKIEPVPPKSENGIVVSNANAGGIPVGIAMARQRSQHQETSASMRNVSLSHHTSHHASYHHFQPDNLGSSSTAMTVGGATLVHCGGGGGEERPAHLAIPSGALAPSLNAALGSSLGPNLGPSLGSGLNSTLNSSLNSTLGSTATAAATTAWPPTLWQYPASAAAAAAAAAAAAAAMPMEPVGFPQMGVGVQGGLQLVRDPSSGHLLLIHAAEQMQQAVVWPNYPNHNGGNVAPPSLLLPPPPPSLQLLSDIGGARLVLTESKRKQQSTLPIVKIEADCGTSPTTIIKNITIIYYCKKKNSRDQTMTTTTATQSKSSSTESTKALQSVTSVTGTLVPDAPLVTTLHYYPHAPALVQISQTEPTHCRSQQRNAFISKATSPVSCLTPPPEVTTIHAIEPPQMTPMVGVQDASNQTEAPEAEQEQDMPMETQVKQEQNLSPCQLQCASTATNLTTTTTTTTTNLTNLTNFEIVAATPEKMCNVVRITTTTTTVNPTVCGIVGKVDKAENTIINMADCPKYSITRECRSVTSIDRTIERVVSRQDDLEQDEEEDSRHDRSTINDDDDCYDNGRSPICRDARTGPRIIEITEENCDSFHENLEFFGTRRDRSTDRLRDRRRSYAIDNTQEQHQNREEEKKIIVEEPMIDRIAEESRGTVIHQVIAKLSPETSCCESQRKEEMYPESKVIVDSTSNNGPQSMTTTTTTTTTSSQNIPDCESCGKNRDVRPQMVVQQNPEVKPQISVKSFDMPNIDCDDQELETVVIKQEADDGSFDEQNSKFENVSTIEKPKDSMKRHSVERSHPGIENVVEKLKKNAAAAMQESSCPLQKIDESKERNVDNSRSRRHSETMPRKLENGLKKHILRSCENEKLLNEKRENIERSEIEGSSEKDSSSLAYSREYLHNDNNNDSRSNNNNIKNINDKEYVIRKRLAVACESKVKDDVSEVNASPPKKSRLDRASNADDDTVFLSATIVDNQSTKLKLAISTKQKSNVDLSGLELLSNSIEQFEHLKPEAQNCSTPDLEKSPSRGKLISPQGESNNNNVDSPLGLLCALAEQRFMEEVGDKVPRKLNLESSEEISRAGRLLLNLGRTSLEKERKRLDKRKSTDGDDENYEKSKRLKADVVYETTDDGKNSSIRYYEKCGKSRRHGARFQEDMVFRVKEKPNRSIDLAEENGIDDEETSSLAERFVRERERVQKFDKENNDLDYDRKKETLERYDQQYDRFCGNDRCYRDVSKEDALTDSETENDKTVCSTTRLEEEVDVNTQKRQESIDERNRQVKLDAKANVGKKLHTEEDGDWPNMDAMELDMRVRLADIQRQYREKQKELSRLTPKKEDKRSPGRPRKKSHSSSSEHGTLSSPPILEPAVPCQKSPSHSPDGAPPPLTSAVLAMPRCNVNLVKLGEPRSHIKLLDSIPSIPIPVPPVASPITVLPTSKIQSEDDDKSTGRMEYDTSSPAPTVASSSSASKKRKVGRPRKLMCTSGNTRHFTETIVAKKPKSKSSLVGYLLSPKNRHLQTKYIAKSGYTPLPFKTGMLSLKASSKNHKSVKAKMKPAKQTPLHNKNVISSIIAEKAKLSHEVKLDKHSNKVRPKLKAEAKVKTWEDDESTVVENISSDTMSQEILEEKNVEQPEEEEREEEVEREMERNKHDKSKKKKQKSISSSPSRHKSSDRDKKESKRRKSSDCKDCKECAKVAKAERTESIINRCKLTSAHLAIDQLRVLTAMGGLFYAGRLSAVQAPDVYAITLDGERGNRPHIHSREEILRDAIVEVCPSSTKELPPGTRLCAYWSEQYRCLYPGTSVEPTEPDPELDEKFVSVEFDDGDSGRIALDDIRLLQPDYPVVEYDPNPLLSLGKRRRQTSVSIEDKRSSINTISGTTSNSLTSTVSSTTSSHISSFDGASIERHKTDDISAKALDDYRERKRLKKRRKDKLKRQHEAQEGKKKHKRHKGCEEHRKHKHRKHRKHKHKHSHHCNHSEGSHISSGESCCGQKSEDEPNKETPAKVEEEEEEEEDEEEEEEESEEMTVLEEEPEPVPEPIEVIVREEKIEKPKKSDKKGKVRERQESVESRSKMAAFLPARQLWGWAGRGYRRPGAKGRAKKQFFRAIQRGNETIQIGDSAVFLSTGRPDRPYIGRIESMWETSSSNMIVKVKWFYHPEETVGCPTNLKYPGALFESPHMDENDVQTISHKCEVLPLDEYTEKLGKEPHRYLTIYDNNDIYYLAGYYDPTTYLLSMQPGVV, encoded by the exons TTTCAGAGAGCGTATTCTCTGCTGCTGTTGGCGTTGGTGTTGGTGGATACACCTGGGGTGCTCCCACGCCACCCCCTGGATCACCCTACAGCCCTGTCCCTGTGACTCAGCTTGAACTACTCGCCAAGAATTTGGCGAGTTTGGCGCCTCCTGGTCAACAGGCGTTGAGCCTTCAGGGTGTCGGTGTTAATGTTGGCAGTCTTCATCATGCGCAGCATACTCAGCATACGCAGCACACCCTCAATCTTGCTGGACTTCATCATCTGCACCATG AAGGTCTACATCAGAACACTTTCTCGCCCCAACTCTCCCTGGTGACCGGTAACGCTCCGACATTGACGATCAATAGCTTTTCACCAAATTCGACGGGTAACGTCGTGCCGACGACGGGGGTGTTGCTCCAGGAGTATCAGTCACCGACAGGCTCGACAGCCACCGGTTGTTCCATCGCAGTGAACGGTTCCTCATGTCCAACGAGTTCGACGAGTAGCGCGATGGTCGTCCAGGGTGGCAACCAGGTTGTCCAGACTGCCGCGAAGAAACGAGAAGCCTTCCTCTCGAGTCAAGGTCAACCGGTGAAACTGGAGAACAAGTCGACGAGGCAGCCCTGCGTTTGCAGGAACAGCAACG GTAAAACGAAAGTGGTTCATTCGGATGCAGGCTGTAGCAGGACGTTGCCCGTCGCATCGTCCTGGAATGGACAGGATGCGAATAATGGCGTTAATTCTAATACGAACAATAATAGCCTCGTGAAGAGAGAACCTTTGGCCTCAGTGCCATGTCAGGTTGCAGAGGTTTCGACCTCTCTTCATGCCACCACTACCTCTGTTAAGATCGAGCCGGTTCCTCCGAAATCGGAAAATG GTATAGTGGTATCGAATGCGAACGCAGGTGGAATACCAGTTGGAATTGCAATGGCAAGACAGAGATCGCAACATCAGGAAACCTCGGCGTCCATGCGGAATGTCTCCCTCAGTCATCATACGTCGCATCATGCAAGTTATCATCACTTTCAACCTGACAATCTTG GTTCATCGAGTACAGCCATGACGGTAGGCGGCGCTACTCTCGTCCACTGTGGCGGAGGTGGTGGGGAAGAACGTCCGGCCCACCTCGCCATTCCTTCGGGTGCTTTGGCGCCCTCGTTGAACGCGGCCCTCGGTTCGAGTCTCGGCCCGAATCTCGGCCCGAGTCTTGGCTCCGGCCTGAATTCCACCTTGAATTCCAGCTTGAATTCCACTCTCGGCAGTACCGCAACGGCCGCGGCCACTACCGCGTGGCCTCCCACGCTTTGGCAGTATCCGGCCTCGGCCGCGGCCGCTGCCGCCGCTGCTGCCGCCGCAGCTGCAG CGATGCCCATGGAACCCGTAGGGTTCCCACAGATGGGTGTCGGTGTGCAGGGAGGTTTGCAGTTGGTCAGAGATCCATCCAGCGGtcatcttcttttaattcacGCAGCCG AACAAATGCAGCAGGCTGTGGTCTGGCCGAATTATCCAAATCACAATGGCGGAAACGTAGCACCCCCGTCCCTTTTGTTACCGCCGCCACCACCGTCCCTTCAACTTTTAAGCGACATAGGCGGCGCTAGATTGGTCCTTAccgaaagcaaaagaaaacaacagaGCACTTTGCCAATCGTCAAGATCGAGGCGGATTGTGGTACGAGTCCGACAACCataataa AAAACATTACGATAATCTATtattgcaagaaaaaaaattcacgagACCAGACAATGACCACAACGACTGCAACGCAATCTAAATCAT CGTCGACGGAATCGACGAAGGCATTGCAGAGCGTGACATCGGTGACGGGCACTCTAGTGCCAGATGCACCGCTCGTAACGACTCTTCATTACTACCCACATGCACCGGCTTTGGTGCAGATTAGTCAAACGGAGCCCACGCATTGTAGGTCGCAG CAGCGAAATGCATTTATTTCGAAGGCAACCTCGCCGGTATCCTGTCTGACACCACCACCAGAAGTGACGACGATCCATGCGATCGAGCCACCGCAAATGACACCGATGGTCGGCGTTCAGGATGCTTCAAATCAAACGGAAGCGCCAGAAGCCGAACAGGAACAGGATATGCCAATGGAGACTCAGGTGAAACAGGAGCAAAATCTTAGCCCGTGTCAGCTTCAATGTGCTAGTACCGCGACGAATcttacgacgactacgactactacAACGACGAATTTGACGAATCTAACGAATTTCGAGATCGTCGCGGCGACTCCAGAAAAGATGTGCAATGTCGTCAggataacaacgacaacgaccaCGGTCAATCCTACCGTATGCGGTATAGTTGGCAAGGTCGATAAAGCAGAGAATACGATCATCAACATGGCTGATTGTCCAAAATATTCTATCACAAGGGAATGCAGAAGCGTCACGTCGATCGATAGAACGATCGAACGTGTCGTAAGTCGTCAAGATGATTTGGAGCAGGACGAGGAAGAAGATTCGAGGCACGATCGTTCGACGatcaacgatgacgacgattgCTACGATAATGGCAGATCACCGATATGCAGAGACGCAAGAACTGGTCCTAGAATCATCGAAATCACCGAGGAAAACTGTGACAGTTTCCATGAGAATTTGGAGTTCTTTGGTACGCGACGGGATCGTTCAACCGATCGTCTTCGAGATCGTCGACGAAGTTATGCGATCGATAACACGCAAGAGCAACATCAAAACCgtgaggaggaaaagaagatcaTTGTAGAGGAG CCGATGATCGATCGTATCGCCGAAGAATCGAGAGGTACAGTAATACATCAAGTTATCGCCAAACTATCACCGGAAACGTCTTGTTGCGAGTCacaaaggaaagaggaaatgtACCCGGAATCAAAGGTGATCGTCGATTCGACGTCGAATAACGGGCCGCAatcaatgacgacgacgacaacgacgacgactacgtcGTCTCAGAATATACCCGATTGCGAGAGCTGCGGGAAAAATCGCGATGTCCGTCCTCAAATGGTTGTTCAACAAAATCCAGAAGTGAAGCCGCAAATCAGTGTGAAATCTTTCGATATGCCTAACATCGATTGCGACGATCAAGAATTGGAAACTGTGGTTATCAAGCAGGAAGCCGACGATGGTTCCTTCGACGaacaaaattcaaaatttgaGAATGTATCGACAATAGAGAAGCCAAAGGATTCAATGAAGAGACATTCGGTTGAACGATCTCATCCAGGTATCGAGAACGTTGTcgagaaattgaagaaaaatgcgGCCGCCGCTATGCAAGAATCTTCCTGTCCATTACAAAAGATCGATGAATCTAAAGAACGTAACGTTGATAATTCGCGTTCTAGAAGACACTCGGAAACGATGCCGAGAAAGTTGGAGAACGGTTTGAAGAAGCATATATTGAGATCctgtgaaaatgaaaaattgttgaacGAGAAACGTGAGAATATCGAACGATCCGAGATCGAAGGATCTTCGGAGAAAGATTCTAGCAGTTTAGCTTATTCGAGAGAATATTTacataacgacaataataacgacagtaggagtaacaataacaatatcaagAATATAAACGACAAGGAATACGTCATCAGGAAAAGGTTAGCAGTTGCCTGCGAGTCGAAGGTCAAGGACGATGTATCTGAGGTAAATGCGAGTCCACCGAAAAAAAGTCGTTTAGATAGAGCATCGAATGCCGATGACGACACGGTTTTCTTATCGGCCACCATTGTCGACAATCAAAGCACGAAATTGAAATTGGCCATTTCGACGAAGCAAAAATCGAACGTCGATCTCAGCGGCTTAGAATTGCTCTCGAATAGTATCGAACAGTTCGAGCATTTGAAACCGGAGGCACAGAATTGTTCGACTCCGGATCTCGAGAAATCGCCTAGCAGAGGGAAACTGATCTCTCCTCAGGGTGagagcaataataataacgtcgaTAGTCCCCTCGGTTTGCTGTGTGCTCTGGCTGAGCAGAGATTCATGGAAGAGGTTGGAGACAAAGTGCCGAGAAAGCTCAATCTCGAGAGTTCAGAAGAAATATCGAGAGCCGGTAGGCTGTTGTTAAATCTTGGAAGGACGAGTttggagaaggaaagaaagagattggataaaagaaaaagtacggATGGAGACGATGAGAATTATGAGAAATCGAAGAGACTTAAAGCCGATGTTGTATACGAGACAACAGACGATGGAAAGAATTCATCGATACGTTATTACGAGAAATGTGGTAAAAGTAGAAGACACGGAGCTAGATTTCAAGAAGACATGGTATtcagagtgaaagagaaaccAAACAGAAGTATAGATCTCGCTGAGGAAAATGGTATCGACGATGAGGAAACTTCTTCGTTGGCGGAAAGATTTGTACGAGAACGTGAACGCGTTCAAAAGTtcgataaggaaaataacgatttggattatgatagaaagaaggaaacattGGAACGTTACGATCAACAGTACGATCGATTTTGCGGAAATGATAGATGTTATCGTGATGTATCAAAGGAAGATGCCTTGACAGATTCCGAAACGGAAAACGACAAGACAGTTTGTTCTACTACGAGATTAGAGGAGGAAGTAGATGTAAATACgcaaaaaagacaagaatccATAGATGAGAGAAATAGGCAAGTAAAATTGGATGCAAAAGCGAATGTTGGTAAAAAGTTACATACGGAGGAAGATGGGGATTGGCCAAATATGGATGCAATGGAGTTGGATATGAGAGTGAGATTGGCGGATATTCAAAGACAATAcagagaaaagcaaaaggaacTATCGAGGTTGACGCCAAAGAAGGAGGACAAGAGAAGTCCAGGTAGACCGAGAAAGAAGAGCCATTCATCGAg ttCCGAACACGGtactctctcttctcctcccaTTTTGGAACCAGCAGTCCCTTGTCAAAAGTCTCCGTCTCATTCTCCTGACGGAGCTCCACCGCCATTAACGTCAGCAGTCTTGGCCATGCCAAGATGTAACGTGAATCTTGTGAAACTCGGTGAACCTCGAAGTCACATTAAACTTTTGGATAGTATACCGAGTATACCTATACCAGTACCACCGGTTGCTTCGCCTATCACGGTTTTACCAACGAGCAAGATACAATCAGAGGACGACGACAAGAGTACTGGAAGG atgGAATACGATACATCTTCGCCAGCACCAACCGTAGCAAGTTCTAGTTCAGCATCAAAGAAACGTAAAGTTGGCCGCCCCAGAAAACTTATGTGCACGTCAGGGAATACAAGACACTTTACAGAAACTATTGTTGCGAAAAAACCAAAAAGCAAAAGTTCCCTCGTGGGTTATTTGTTGTCGCCGAAAAACAGGCATCTTCAAACCAAG TACATCGCCAAGTCGGGTTATACTCCCCTACCCTTTAAAACCGGAATGTTGTCCTTAAAAGCTTCCTCCAAGAATCACAAATCAGTCAAGGCGAAGATGAAACCCGCGAAACAAACTCCGCTgcataataaaaatgtcatcAGTTCGATTATCGCGGAGAAGGCTAAACTAAGTCACGAAGTTAAGTTGGATAAACACAGTAATAAGGTAAGACCAAAACTGAAAGCCGAGGCAAAGGTAAAAACCTGGGAGGACGACGAGAGTACTGtcgttgaaaatatatcgTCGGATACCATGAGCCAGGAAATTCTTGAG gaaaaaaatgttgaacaaccagaggaggaagagagggaggaggaagtcgagagagagatggaaaggaATAAGCACGataaatcgaagaagaagaaacaaaagtcTATCTCGTCGTCCCCGAGTCGACATAAATCGAGCGATCGCGATAAGAAGGAATCTAAACGTCGAAAATCGTCCGATTGTAAAGATTGTAAGGAATGTGCGAAGGTTGCTAAAGCGGAAAGAACAGAAAGCATTATTAATAGATGTAAGCTAACGTCGGCTCACTTGGCCATTGATCAGTTAAGAGTTCTGACGGCTATGGGTGGTCTCTTTTATGCCGGAAGACTTAGCGCTGTTCAAGCTCCAGATGTTTACGCTATTACTCTTGATGGCGAACGAGGGAATAGACCTCATATTCATTCAAGGGAAGAGATTTTACGGGACGCg atcgTAGAGGTATGTCCAAGTTCAACGAAAGAATTACCACCCGGTACGAGACTTTGTGCTTATTGGAGCGAGCAATACAGATGTCTTTATCCAGGAACATCGGTCGAACCTACCGAACCAGATCCCGAACTCGATGAGAAATTTGTCAGTGTTGAATTCGATGATGGCGATAGCGGTAGAATAGCTTTGGATGACATCAGATTACTTCAGCCTGATTATCCTGTTGTTG AATACGATCCAAATCCTCTTTTATCTTTGGGCAAACGTCGTCGACAGACCTCGGTTTCgatagaagataaaagatcGTCCATAAATACTATATCTGGTACAACATCGAATAGTTTAACATCTACGGTTTCTTCCACAACTTCCTCTCACATTTCCTCTTTCGATGGAGCCTCGATAGAACGGCACAAAACGGATGATATCAGTGCAAAGGCATTGGATGATTATCGTGAACGTAAGCGTttgaagaagaggagaaaggataAATTGAAGAGACAGCACGAGGctcaagaaggaaagaagaaacataagAGGCACAAGGGTTGCGAAGAGCATAGAAAGCACAAGCATAGGAAACATAGAAAGCATAAGCATAAACATAGCCATCATTGCAATCATAGCGAAGGAAGTCATATAAG TAGCGGGGAAAGTTGTTGTGGTCAAAAAAGTGAAGATGAACCAAATAAAGAGACTCCGGCAAAGgttgaagaggaagaggaagaggaagaagacgaggaagaggaagaagaggaaagtgAAGAAATGACTGTTTTGGAAGAAGAACCTGAACCAGTTCCCGAACCAATTGAAGTTATAGTAAGGgaggaaaagatagaaaagccgaaaaaatctgataaaaaaggaaaagtacgAGAGAGACAGGAGTCGGTGGAAAGTCGAAGTAAAATGGCTGCATTCTTGCCTGCGAGACAATTATGGGGATGGGCTGGTAGGGGTTACAGGAGACCTGGTGCAAAAGGAAGAGctaagaaacaatttttccGAGCCATTCAAAGGGGAAACGAAACTATTCAGATAGGTGATAGTGCAGTTTTCCTTTCTACTGGTAGACCAGATAGACCATACATAGGACGTATAGAGTCTATGTGGGAAACATCAAGTTCTAATATGATAGTTAAAGTTAAGTGGTTCTATCATCCTGAAGAAACAGTAGGATGTCCAACCAATCTAAAGTATCCg ggTGCTCTATTCGAATCCCCTCATATGGATGAAAATGATGTACAAACTATTTCGCACAAATGCGAAGTATTACCGTTGGACGAATATACAGAAAAACTGGGAAAAGAACCTCATAGATATCTTACCATctatgataacaacgatatctACTATTTGGCCGGATATTACGATCCGACGACGTACCTTCTATCTATGCAACCTGGGGTTGTTTGA